The following are encoded together in the Robertmurraya sp. FSL R5-0851 genome:
- a CDS encoding Ldh family oxidoreductase: protein MLSLPTRFNWKKLQDFCSNVFIAEGVKKEVADVVADTLIQADLRGVESHGVVRTAIYLKRIEKDMIDPFAEVEIENEGIATALVNGKNQFGSVVGTKALELAIKKAKENGAALIGVKGSNHFGTGAYYALKAIEQEMMLLVVSNASQTMPPTGGIRPFIGTNPIAVGVPAGEAVPFIMDMATSLVARGKIIVADQRGESIPLGWAIDKDGNPTTDAEAALKGSVLPMGGPKGYAISMFIDILAGVLTGAGFGKYVNNMYENWDDPQNVGHFFIAIDIKKFIPIELFKQRMDQYISEIKAEPKAPNVEEIFIPGELEHRKVIEKKTNGIELPLNVVKELQKIGERYGLDITQAQFTTNTQEVTNNG, encoded by the coding sequence ATGTTGAGTTTGCCGACAAGATTTAACTGGAAAAAGCTACAAGATTTCTGTTCAAATGTGTTTATTGCAGAAGGAGTAAAAAAAGAAGTAGCTGATGTAGTTGCTGACACACTAATTCAAGCTGATTTACGCGGGGTTGAATCACATGGTGTAGTACGAACAGCTATTTATCTTAAACGCATTGAAAAAGACATGATTGATCCATTCGCAGAAGTTGAAATAGAAAATGAAGGCATTGCTACTGCTCTTGTTAATGGGAAAAATCAATTTGGTTCAGTAGTTGGGACAAAGGCACTTGAGCTTGCCATTAAGAAGGCGAAAGAGAATGGAGCTGCTCTTATAGGGGTTAAAGGTTCAAATCATTTTGGAACTGGTGCTTATTATGCATTGAAAGCAATTGAACAAGAAATGATGCTACTTGTTGTATCAAATGCTTCACAAACAATGCCTCCAACTGGTGGAATTAGACCGTTTATAGGGACAAATCCAATTGCAGTTGGTGTACCGGCTGGTGAAGCAGTACCATTTATTATGGATATGGCTACAAGTTTAGTAGCTCGTGGGAAAATCATTGTTGCTGATCAAAGAGGTGAGTCAATTCCTCTTGGGTGGGCAATTGATAAAGATGGTAATCCGACAACTGATGCAGAAGCAGCTCTTAAAGGTTCTGTACTTCCAATGGGAGGACCAAAAGGTTATGCAATCTCTATGTTCATCGATATTTTAGCAGGTGTTCTTACAGGTGCAGGTTTTGGAAAGTACGTTAATAACATGTATGAAAACTGGGATGATCCACAAAATGTAGGACATTTCTTTATAGCTATTGATATTAAAAAATTCATTCCTATAGAGTTATTCAAACAAAGAATGGACCAATACATTAGTGAAATTAAAGCAGAGCCAAAAGCTCCTAATGTGGAAGAGATTTTTATTCCTGGAGAGCTTGAGCATCGTAAAGTGATTGAAAAGAAGACTAATGGTATTGAACTTCCATTAAATGTTGTAAAAGAGCTTCAAAAAATTGGTGAAAGATACGGTTTAGACATAACACAAGCACAATTCACAACGAATACACAGGAGGTAACGAATAATGGTTAA
- a CDS encoding RraA family protein — protein sequence MSNIGFRILPITKRVDKGIIEQFRNVVTPHISDNLNRLHSIGPKLRPYHKEGKLLGTAITVKTRPGDNLMVHKAIDIAEPGDVIVVDAGGDTTNAIVGEIMLEISKKRGIVGFVIDGAIRDTGAFMKGDFPVYAKGVTHRGPYKDGPGEINVSISVGGMVVHPGDLLVGDEDGLAVVPVEKAEEVLELVKKQELKEQKMFQEIANGTLDRTWIDKTLKEKGCEYVEFADKI from the coding sequence GTGAGTAACATCGGATTTAGAATTTTACCAATAACCAAGAGAGTGGATAAAGGAATAATTGAGCAGTTCCGTAATGTAGTTACACCTCATATTAGCGATAATTTAAACCGTTTACATTCAATTGGTCCTAAGTTGAGGCCTTATCACAAGGAGGGAAAGCTTCTTGGAACTGCTATTACAGTAAAAACAAGACCTGGTGATAATCTCATGGTTCATAAGGCAATTGATATTGCTGAACCAGGGGATGTCATAGTTGTGGATGCAGGCGGAGACACAACAAATGCGATTGTCGGAGAGATTATGCTAGAAATCTCGAAGAAACGTGGGATTGTGGGTTTTGTTATCGATGGAGCGATTCGTGACACTGGTGCTTTTATGAAAGGTGATTTCCCGGTTTATGCAAAAGGAGTTACACATAGAGGACCATATAAAGACGGACCTGGTGAAATTAATGTTTCAATTTCTGTGGGAGGTATGGTTGTTCACCCAGGAGATCTTCTTGTAGGTGATGAAGACGGGCTTGCAGTAGTTCCAGTCGAGAAAGCGGAGGAAGTGCTTGAGCTTGTTAAAAAACAAGAGCTTAAAGAACAAAAAATGTTTCAGGAAATTGCAAATGGAACCCTTGATCGGACTTGGATTGACAAAACTCTAAAAGAGAAAGGGTGTGAATATGTTGAGTTTGCCGACAAGATTTAA
- a CDS encoding IS110 family transposase: MDFKQNQKINQVTERTLVVGIDIAKSTHYACFVDDRGRVLRKSFSVSQSRDGFELFYQRVLAAMKENEKTEVIVGIEPTGHYWLNLAYFLEERGIPLVMTNPMHVKRSKELDDNLPTKHDRKDALVIARLVKDGRFSYPRILKGMEAELRAGSTFRSKLTEELGAVKNMMIRWLDRYFPEFTQVFPTFGKMAMAALECTPFPSDLHQKQADEVLSLYRKVDGLKSPQKPKAVRLIEIAASSIGVTEGHEMARIEITTLVRRYHQLEQDIESITQHLVELVKTSVEYEWLSTVPGLGDTTIVDLLAEIGSFLHYQDPRQLIKLAGLTLRENSSGQHKGQKRISKRGRRKLRALLFRVMMPMIRHNEAFRKLHEYYTTRTVNPLRKKQSIVVLCGKLLKVLHGISTKHKAFDAQRMMRDIPSLVEAA, from the coding sequence TTGGATTTTAAACAAAATCAGAAAATAAATCAAGTCACCGAAAGAACACTTGTTGTAGGAATCGATATTGCCAAGAGCACGCACTACGCTTGCTTTGTGGATGACCGTGGACGAGTGCTCCGTAAGTCATTCTCTGTATCACAATCTAGAGATGGTTTTGAGCTTTTCTATCAACGGGTTTTGGCCGCAATGAAAGAAAATGAAAAAACAGAAGTGATTGTTGGTATTGAACCAACAGGCCATTACTGGCTCAACTTAGCTTATTTTTTAGAAGAGCGAGGCATTCCACTTGTCATGACGAATCCAATGCACGTCAAGCGTTCAAAGGAATTGGATGATAATCTGCCAACGAAACATGACCGTAAAGATGCGCTCGTCATCGCTCGATTAGTTAAAGACGGACGCTTTAGCTATCCACGTATCTTAAAAGGTATGGAGGCTGAACTTCGTGCTGGATCAACGTTTAGAAGTAAGTTGACAGAGGAATTAGGTGCTGTCAAAAACATGATGATACGCTGGTTAGATCGCTATTTTCCTGAGTTCACTCAAGTCTTTCCGACATTTGGCAAGATGGCGATGGCCGCACTAGAATGTACCCCATTTCCGAGTGATCTTCACCAGAAACAAGCTGATGAAGTTTTATCTCTTTATCGAAAGGTCGATGGGTTAAAATCCCCTCAAAAACCAAAAGCAGTGCGCCTTATTGAGATCGCTGCTAGCTCTATTGGAGTAACAGAAGGACACGAGATGGCCCGTATTGAAATCACCACGCTTGTCCGCCGTTACCATCAACTAGAACAAGATATCGAAAGTATTACGCAACACTTAGTTGAGCTTGTAAAAACATCTGTAGAATATGAATGGCTCTCAACGGTTCCGGGGCTTGGAGACACAACTATCGTTGATCTTTTAGCTGAAATCGGTAGCTTTTTACATTATCAAGATCCACGCCAACTAATCAAACTCGCGGGATTAACGTTACGTGAAAATTCCTCCGGTCAGCACAAAGGACAAAAACGCATCTCCAAACGAGGAAGAAGAAAGCTGCGTGCCCTCCTTTTCCGAGTGATGATGCCCATGATTCGCCATAATGAGGCCTTTCGCAAACTGCATGAATATTACACAACTCGTACGGTTAATCCGTTACGTAAGAAGCAATCCATCGTGGTTCTATGCGGGAAACTACTAAAAGTATTACACGGAATCAGCACGAAGCACAAAGCGTTTGACGCACAGCGAATGATGAGGGATATTCCCAGTCTCGTAGAGGCTGCTTAA
- a CDS encoding LacI family DNA-binding transcriptional regulator — MRVTIADVAKHAGVSKSTVSRILNGNYGQNTQETIDKVLRIIKELDYRPNMLAQSLKSMKTNVIGIILSNLKNPFWARVLEGVEDTCRLNGYSLMICNSNEDPLLEDEHIKGFQMKQVDGIIINPTVKNDFLYKSIVEKQFPFVTINRKIFGLDVDLVTMDNVAGAFAGVEHLLRNGKKSIALFVYTPDNISPRLDRIEGYKKALTKNGVMVEDSLIHIIEEKKGMVKETVKRILSENYNRPEAIFSTNNMMTLEILEGIKELGLNVPDDISLLGYDETVWSMHLDPPLTTVNQPSYEMGELAAKRLIELIEKKGDKEPTINVLQPNLIIRESCGTKKEHSC, encoded by the coding sequence ATGAGAGTTACAATTGCTGATGTGGCAAAACATGCCGGAGTCTCAAAATCGACTGTTTCTAGAATTCTAAACGGTAACTATGGACAAAATACTCAAGAAACAATTGATAAAGTTTTAAGAATAATTAAAGAATTAGATTATCGTCCGAATATGCTTGCACAAAGTTTAAAGTCAATGAAAACAAATGTAATCGGAATTATCTTATCAAATTTAAAAAACCCATTCTGGGCAAGAGTACTTGAAGGTGTTGAAGATACTTGCCGGTTAAATGGTTATAGCTTAATGATTTGTAACTCAAATGAGGATCCATTATTAGAAGATGAACATATAAAAGGGTTTCAGATGAAACAAGTTGACGGAATTATTATAAATCCGACTGTGAAAAACGACTTTCTTTATAAAAGTATAGTAGAAAAGCAGTTCCCTTTTGTTACCATAAACCGAAAGATTTTCGGGTTAGATGTTGATCTTGTAACAATGGATAATGTTGCAGGGGCATTCGCTGGTGTGGAGCATTTGCTACGAAATGGGAAAAAGTCAATTGCCTTATTTGTGTACACACCTGATAATATTAGTCCAAGATTAGATCGAATAGAAGGTTATAAGAAAGCGCTAACAAAAAATGGTGTGATGGTAGAAGATTCATTGATTCATATTATTGAAGAGAAGAAGGGCATGGTAAAAGAAACTGTAAAACGAATTTTATCTGAAAACTACAATCGTCCTGAAGCCATTTTTTCTACGAATAATATGATGACACTGGAAATATTAGAAGGAATCAAAGAACTAGGACTAAACGTACCTGATGATATTTCGTTATTGGGATATGACGAAACGGTATGGTCTATGCACTTAGATCCTCCTTTAACAACAGTAAATCAGCCATCATATGAAATGGGTGAACTTGCTGCTAAAAGATTAATAGAATTAATCGAAAAAAAGGGGGATAAAGAACCGACAATTAATGTTTTGCAACCCAATTTAATTATAAGAGAGTCGTGTGGAACAAAAAAGGAGCATTCCTGTTAG
- a CDS encoding recombinase family protein: MDAFQKGMWTKTLWDPVKEREESPLHGEKQVKVAAYCRVSTDFENQIRSLENQVHHYTHLIRSKPNWKFVGVYFDSGTSGSNAKKQRGLQRLLRHCDEGRVEFILTKDVSRLTRNAEHLMEIVEELKAKGVGIYFEKEQIDTSITYNQFLLTTYAALAQEEIENLSTSTKWGYEKKFQKGEAKFSRLYGYNLVRGESGNTLEINEQEAAVVRNIFDWFLQGWSRAEITRELYRQGIKTANGKDRWLPSNIKKMLTTYTYTGNMMTRTVTRDLFTHKMTYHDREEIEIENTHPPIISREVFDEVQRHIESNKRNTGIPTKRNRPAFSQKLICHACGYRYKFFPSPRIDYWKCASTNAKTCNAPNINEEQLKQMALQAMSLKYGLNHSDSLAQFQKELKATNQQDHFEFHRLKWLTELEIAKESNEDPEKIISLEKEYQEFEKQVAQIEDDRPFRVKTLEWLEKLQSMEEFHQNVTTEYLRAWIHQVTIESEKDFQVEWFDGTSLTVGQLSKKSIHTTQKDNSKKKASPKKEVNQELTLLDEHGALKEKREKEMNTTVEREVQKIEPGEGKAILETIENARIGNEKPDHLQKTQLLKTAAYCRVSTDRLEQKMSLKTQVAYYTYLILKDPSYEFAGIYVDEGITGRSLEKREQLNQLLKDCERGLVNVIITKSISRFSRNALDTLSIARHLKELPNPVYIYFEKENIWTSDPQSELMMSIYGAIAQEEVVNVGKSIAWGHRSQAKRGIIHWRKAVYGYSIDEQYRWHVQPEQAKIIKRIFREVLNGKTVNTICENLARDGIKTATGKDYWNPKSVMAMLTNEVYKGDYLFQKHVTVDTLQSKVIRNQGEEPQYYIENHHEAIIKPKDWDRVQDILEERKQNKGFISEGHQKYEKDEMKNEAFIEKLYCGECGYLMGHRRHVERRWKKPFETHFWVCCRHDQRYRTERCDTRRIRQDYLEWNFIHFLKQIHDNPDFTNKAMNWIARLELTKEEERERIMLRERMETQNQTLYKAVEEGIHENGQNTQLVDSLTEELVELHDRLKQFSDREKRAEQERNLFKEIMKKVKRYVEGGSEEFPDDLFQEFISRAEVCKDGKVTYHLIIELEQKMPETYADYVELKRQQKKQKTKEKHEALLKGPVVEELLVFCEEPKSVKEIVDFMNERMEISDTHTFQVILRPLMKQGKLERFKAPEKGGTREVFHYQVCKE, encoded by the coding sequence ATGGATGCATTTCAAAAAGGAATGTGGACCAAAACATTATGGGATCCAGTGAAAGAAAGAGAGGAAAGTCCATTACATGGTGAGAAGCAAGTTAAAGTCGCAGCTTATTGTCGAGTGAGTACCGACTTTGAAAATCAGATTCGCTCGCTGGAGAATCAGGTGCACCACTATACCCATTTGATTAGAAGCAAACCAAACTGGAAGTTTGTAGGTGTGTATTTTGATAGTGGTACTAGCGGTAGTAATGCTAAAAAGCAACGAGGACTGCAGCGATTGCTTCGCCATTGCGATGAAGGTAGAGTCGAATTTATTCTTACAAAAGATGTATCCCGCCTAACGAGAAACGCAGAACATTTAATGGAAATCGTAGAGGAGCTTAAAGCGAAAGGGGTAGGAATTTATTTTGAAAAAGAACAAATTGACACCTCTATTACTTACAATCAATTTTTACTCACAACTTATGCAGCTCTTGCACAAGAAGAAATCGAGAACCTATCTACCTCAACAAAATGGGGATACGAAAAAAAGTTTCAAAAAGGTGAAGCTAAATTTTCTAGACTATATGGCTATAACTTGGTTCGAGGAGAGTCAGGAAATACACTTGAGATTAATGAGCAAGAAGCGGCGGTTGTTCGTAACATTTTTGACTGGTTTCTACAAGGATGGTCGAGGGCTGAAATTACAAGAGAGTTATACAGACAGGGGATTAAAACTGCTAACGGAAAAGATAGATGGTTGCCTTCCAATATCAAAAAAATGCTAACGACTTACACATACACGGGAAATATGATGACAAGAACCGTGACCAGAGACCTTTTCACTCACAAAATGACTTATCACGATCGAGAGGAGATTGAGATAGAAAACACCCACCCTCCAATCATCAGTCGGGAAGTTTTTGATGAAGTGCAGAGGCATATAGAAAGCAACAAAAGAAATACAGGAATACCAACGAAGAGAAATCGACCGGCATTCTCCCAAAAGCTCATCTGTCATGCCTGTGGATATCGATATAAATTTTTTCCTAGTCCTAGAATTGATTATTGGAAGTGCGCTTCAACTAATGCAAAAACATGCAATGCCCCAAATATAAATGAAGAACAGTTAAAACAGATGGCATTACAAGCGATGAGCTTAAAATATGGATTGAATCATTCGGATAGTCTTGCCCAGTTTCAGAAAGAACTTAAAGCGACCAATCAGCAGGACCATTTTGAATTTCATCGCTTGAAATGGTTAACGGAATTGGAGATAGCAAAGGAAAGTAATGAGGATCCAGAAAAGATAATTTCCTTAGAAAAAGAATACCAAGAATTTGAAAAACAGGTTGCTCAAATAGAGGATGATCGTCCTTTTCGTGTGAAGACATTGGAATGGCTAGAAAAACTACAATCAATGGAAGAGTTTCATCAAAACGTAACGACGGAATACTTACGTGCATGGATTCACCAAGTTACCATTGAATCGGAAAAAGACTTTCAAGTTGAGTGGTTTGATGGGACAAGCCTGACGGTCGGTCAACTATCTAAAAAATCGATTCATACAACTCAGAAAGATAACTCAAAGAAAAAAGCGAGCCCCAAGAAGGAGGTGAATCAAGAACTGACCCTTCTCGATGAACATGGGGCTTTAAAAGAGAAGAGGGAAAAAGAAATGAATACTACGGTTGAGCGTGAAGTACAAAAGATTGAACCAGGTGAAGGGAAGGCTATTCTTGAAACGATTGAGAACGCACGGATAGGAAACGAAAAGCCTGACCATTTGCAAAAAACTCAACTACTCAAGACAGCTGCTTACTGCAGGGTTTCTACCGATCGATTAGAACAGAAAATGAGTTTGAAAACACAGGTAGCCTACTATACGTATCTCATTTTAAAAGACCCATCATACGAATTTGCAGGGATCTATGTAGATGAAGGAATTACTGGCCGTTCCTTAGAAAAACGAGAACAATTAAACCAACTCTTAAAGGATTGTGAACGAGGACTTGTAAACGTCATCATCACAAAATCAATTTCTCGCTTTAGCCGGAATGCATTAGATACACTATCTATCGCACGGCATCTGAAGGAATTACCAAATCCTGTGTATATTTATTTTGAGAAAGAAAACATTTGGACATCGGATCCTCAATCAGAATTGATGATGTCCATCTACGGTGCAATTGCCCAAGAAGAAGTTGTGAACGTAGGAAAGAGCATTGCCTGGGGACATAGAAGTCAGGCAAAACGGGGCATTATTCATTGGAGGAAAGCTGTTTATGGTTATAGTATAGATGAACAATATCGCTGGCATGTTCAACCAGAACAAGCCAAAATCATCAAACGTATTTTTAGGGAAGTGTTGAATGGGAAAACCGTTAATACAATTTGTGAAAACTTAGCTAGAGATGGTATTAAAACAGCGACAGGAAAAGACTATTGGAATCCTAAATCTGTGATGGCGATGTTAACAAATGAAGTGTATAAAGGTGATTATTTATTTCAAAAACACGTGACCGTTGACACACTACAATCCAAGGTTATCCGTAATCAGGGAGAGGAACCACAATATTATATTGAAAATCATCATGAAGCAATCATTAAGCCAAAGGACTGGGACCGGGTTCAAGATATATTAGAAGAACGAAAACAAAATAAAGGATTTATCAGTGAGGGACATCAGAAGTATGAAAAAGATGAAATGAAAAATGAAGCTTTTATTGAAAAACTGTATTGTGGTGAATGTGGATATTTGATGGGGCATAGACGGCACGTAGAGAGACGATGGAAAAAACCTTTTGAAACGCATTTCTGGGTGTGTTGTCGCCATGATCAGAGATATAGAACTGAACGATGCGATACAAGGCGTATTCGCCAGGATTATTTAGAGTGGAACTTCATCCACTTTTTAAAACAAATTCATGACAATCCGGATTTTACGAATAAGGCCATGAATTGGATTGCGAGATTGGAACTAACAAAGGAAGAGGAAAGAGAAAGAATTATGTTGCGTGAAAGAATGGAAACACAAAACCAAACTTTGTACAAAGCTGTGGAAGAAGGAATTCACGAAAATGGACAAAACACTCAACTCGTGGATTCATTGACAGAAGAATTGGTAGAGCTGCATGACCGATTAAAGCAATTCAGTGATCGGGAAAAACGTGCAGAGCAGGAACGAAATTTGTTTAAGGAAATCATGAAAAAGGTGAAAAGGTATGTGGAAGGAGGAAGCGAGGAATTTCCTGACGATTTGTTTCAAGAATTTATTAGTCGAGCAGAAGTGTGTAAAGATGGAAAGGTCACCTACCATCTCATAATTGAACTGGAACAAAAAATGCCAGAAACCTATGCCGATTATGTTGAGTTAAAAAGGCAGCAAAAGAAGCAGAAAACAAAGGAAAAACATGAGGCGTTACTGAAAGGGCCTGTGGTGGAAGAGCTGTTAGTATTTTGCGAGGAGCCAAAATCAGTTAAAGAGATTGTGGACTTTATGAATGAGAGGATGGAGATTTCTGATACGCACACCTTCCAAGTTATTTTGAGACCGTTAATGAAGCAGGGTAAATTAGAAAGATTCAAAGCACCGGAAAAGGGTGGAACTAGAGAAGTGTTTCATTATCAGGTCTGCAAGGAATAG
- a CDS encoding recombinase family protein, whose amino-acid sequence MPTTFFLGYDTTEDGEIVIDEEQAEVVRRIFREFLEGKGCPTIAKGLMRDGLKTGKGNTTWTGDSVYKILRQEKYQGHCLAQKTITTSYLTHKRIRNRGHQPQYYVKNTHPAIISEETFEAVQQEMKRRRLMMRDPDKKYRQHFSGVSPFSNEFFCGECGRPAIRRRMTSSRKGEKYYISAWQCRVTAGRDPDYKDCKTSYVHETDLENVFMKIMRAMKENISEVKQEAKQAIEKASLSPPEQQRLEELNTQIEIITNRISDLAAKESATSDAIYDATLRHLIYEQEILQQERDSLEENMQEQLYLEKQFQYLLDSLEEAEELEHFDVNLFKNTVERGIIYKERMVEFQFKCGVKRTICARERKTPKKK is encoded by the coding sequence ATGCCGACCACGTTTTTCCTAGGCTATGACACAACTGAAGATGGAGAAATAGTTATCGACGAAGAACAGGCTGAGGTGGTAAGGAGAATTTTTCGAGAATTCCTAGAAGGAAAAGGATGTCCAACCATTGCAAAAGGTTTAATGAGAGATGGATTAAAGACTGGTAAGGGGAATACAACGTGGACGGGAGATTCGGTCTACAAAATCTTGAGGCAAGAGAAGTACCAAGGCCATTGTTTAGCACAGAAAACGATTACAACTAGCTACCTCACCCATAAGCGCATCCGCAACAGAGGACATCAGCCACAGTACTATGTAAAGAATACTCATCCAGCGATTATTAGCGAAGAAACCTTTGAAGCCGTTCAACAAGAAATGAAAAGGCGAAGGTTGATGATGAGGGACCCGGATAAAAAATATCGGCAGCATTTTAGTGGAGTTAGCCCATTTTCCAATGAGTTCTTTTGCGGCGAATGCGGTAGGCCAGCCATAAGAAGACGAATGACTTCTAGCAGGAAAGGGGAGAAATATTATATTTCTGCTTGGCAATGCCGAGTGACCGCAGGACGAGATCCAGATTATAAAGACTGTAAAACGAGCTACGTTCACGAAACCGATTTAGAAAATGTCTTTATGAAAATAATGAGGGCGATGAAAGAAAACATTAGTGAAGTAAAGCAAGAAGCGAAACAAGCTATCGAAAAAGCATCCCTCTCGCCACCGGAACAACAAAGGTTGGAGGAGCTGAATACACAAATTGAAATCATAACCAACCGCATTAGTGACCTAGCTGCAAAAGAATCAGCTACCAGCGATGCCATTTACGATGCAACATTAAGGCATTTGATTTACGAACAAGAAATTCTCCAACAGGAGAGGGACAGTCTGGAAGAAAACATGCAAGAACAACTGTATTTAGAGAAGCAATTCCAATACCTTCTAGACTCATTAGAAGAAGCTGAGGAATTAGAACATTTTGATGTGAATCTTTTCAAAAATACAGTTGAACGAGGCATTATATACAAAGAGCGGATGGTTGAATTTCAATTTAAGTGCGGAGTGAAACGGACCATCTGTGCGAGAGAACGAAAGACACCCAAAAAGAAATAA